The Macaca fascicularis isolate 582-1 chromosome 11, T2T-MFA8v1.1 genome includes a region encoding these proteins:
- the ZNF605 gene encoding zinc finger protein 605 isoform X2 codes for MECGRFFNKKSQLIIHQRTHTGEKPYQCSECGKAFSQKSLLTIHQRTHSGEKPYGCSECQKAFSRKSLLILHQRIHTGEKPYGCSECGKAFSRKSQLKRHQITHTIEKPYSCSECGKAFSQKLKLITHQRTHTGEKPYTCSHCGKSFFWKSQLITHQRTHTGKKPYACSECQKAFSRNSLLIRHQRIHTGEKPYECNECGEAFIRKPQLIKHQITHTGEKNYRCSDCEEAFFKKSELIRHQKIHLGEKPYGCIQCGKTFFGKSQLLTHHRTHTGEKPYECSECGKAFTQKSSLISHQRTHTGEKPYECSECRKTFSEKSSLIHHQRTHTGEKPFECSECRKAFAWKPQLLRHQRIHTGEKPYECNECGKAFVQKVQLIKHQRNHTGEKTYGCSDCAKAFFEKAQLIIHQRIHTGERPYKCGECGKSFTRKSHLMRHQRIHTGDKYYGCNECGTTFNRKSQLMIHQRNHII; via the coding sequence ATGGAATGTGGCAGATTTTTTAACAAGAAGTCACAACTTATTATTCACCAGAGAACTCATACAGGAGAGAAGCCCTATCAATGCAGTGAGTGTGGAAAAGCCTTCTCACAGAAGTCACTGCTCACTATTCATCAAAGAACTCACTCAGGAGAAAAACCGTATGGGTGCAGCGAATGTCAGAAAGCTTTTAGTAGGAAGTCACTCCTCATTttacatcagagaattcatactggagagaagccgTATGGatgcagtgaatgtggaaaagccttcagtAGGAAGTCGCAGCTTAAAAGACATCAGATAACTCACACAATAGAGAAACCCTACAGTTGCAGTGAGTGCGGGAAAGCATTCTCGCAGAAATTAAAACTCATCACACATCAGAGAAcgcacacaggagagaaaccctatacGTGTAGTCACTGTGGAAAATCCTTCTTTTGGAAGTCGCAGCTTATTACTCATCAGAGGACCCACACAGGGAAGAAACCTTATGCATGTAGTGAGTGTCAAAAAGCCTTCAGCAGGAACTCACTTCTCATTAGGCATCAGAGGATTCATACAGGAGAGAAGCCCTACGAATGCAATGAATGTGGTGAAGCCTTCATCAGAAAACCACAGCTGATTAAACATCAGATAACTCACACAGGAGAGAAGAACTATCGATGCAGTGATTGTGAAGAGGCCTTCTTTAAGAAGTCAGAGTTAATAAGACATCAAAAAATTCACTTAGGAGAGAAACCATATGGATGCATTCAATGTGGGAAAACCTTCTTTGGGAAGTCCCAGCTCCTAACGCATCacagaacacacactggggagaAGCCTTATGAATGCAGtgagtgtgggaaagccttcaccCAGAAGTCAAGCCTGATATCACATCAGAGAACACATACaggtgagaaaccctatgaatgcagTGAATGCAGGAAAACCTTCAGTGAGAAGTCAAGTCTCATTCATCATCAGAGAACTCATACTGGAGAAAAGCCCTTTGAATGCAGTGAATGTAGGAAAGCTTTTGCCTGGAAGCCACAGCTTCTTAggcatcagagaattcatacaggggagaaaccctatgaatgcaatgaatgtgggaaagcatTTGTTCAGAAAGTGCAGCTCATTAAGCATCAAAGAAATCACACGGGAGAGAAAACCTATGGATGCAGCGATTGTGCAAAAGCTTTCTTTGAGAAGGCACAGCTCATTatacatcagagaattcatacagGAGAGAGACCATATAAATGTGGTGAATGTGGGAAGTCTTTCACGAGAAAGTCACACCTTATGAGGCATCAGAGGATTCATACAGGAGATAAATACTATGGATGCAATGAGTGTGGGACCACCTTCAACAGGAAGTCGCAGCTTATGATACATCAGAGAAAtcatataatataa
- the ZNF605 gene encoding zinc finger protein 605 isoform X1 — translation MIQSQISFEDVAVDFTLEEWQLLNPTQKNLYRDVMLENYSNLIFLEVWLDNPKMWLRDNQDNLKSMERGHKYDVFGKIFNSNINVVHVGMRSHKCGTGEKSLKRPFDLLIPRNNGERKKIDELNNKLLFCIHDRIHGGIKCCDCNTCRKPSNKEPWLTANHTHTGVYLCMECGRFFNKKSQLIIHQRTHTGEKPYQCSECGKAFSQKSLLTIHQRTHSGEKPYGCSECQKAFSRKSLLILHQRIHTGEKPYGCSECGKAFSRKSQLKRHQITHTIEKPYSCSECGKAFSQKLKLITHQRTHTGEKPYTCSHCGKSFFWKSQLITHQRTHTGKKPYACSECQKAFSRNSLLIRHQRIHTGEKPYECNECGEAFIRKPQLIKHQITHTGEKNYRCSDCEEAFFKKSELIRHQKIHLGEKPYGCIQCGKTFFGKSQLLTHHRTHTGEKPYECSECGKAFTQKSSLISHQRTHTGEKPYECSECRKTFSEKSSLIHHQRTHTGEKPFECSECRKAFAWKPQLLRHQRIHTGEKPYECNECGKAFVQKVQLIKHQRNHTGEKTYGCSDCAKAFFEKAQLIIHQRIHTGERPYKCGECGKSFTRKSHLMRHQRIHTGDKYYGCNECGTTFNRKSQLMIHQRNHII, via the exons ATGATCCAGTCACAG ATATcatttgaggatgtggctgtggaTTTCACGTTGGAGGAATGGCAGCTACTTAATCCTACTCAGAAGAACTTGTACAGAGATGTGATGTTGGAGAACTATAGCAATCTGATTTTCTTGG aagtCTGGCTAGATAATCCCAAAATGTGGCTCCGAGATAATCAAGACAACCTTAAAAGTATGGAGAGAGGCCATAAATATGatgtttttggaaaaatatttaattcaaacaTAAACGTTGTTCATGTAGGAATGAGATCCCATAAATGTGGCACAGGAGAAAAAAGTTTGAAACGTCCTTTTGATTTGCTTATTCCAAGAAATAAcggtgaaagaaagaaaattgatgaGCTCAATAATAAATTACTATTCTGTATTCATGACAGAATCCATGGTGGAATAAAATGCTGTGATTGCAATACATGTAGAAAACCCAGCAATAAAGAGCCATGGCTCACTGCTAACCATACACACACAGGAGTCTATTTATGCATGGAATGTGGCAGATTTTTTAACAAGAAGTCACAACTTATTATTCACCAGAGAACTCATACAGGAGAGAAGCCCTATCAATGCAGTGAGTGTGGAAAAGCCTTCTCACAGAAGTCACTGCTCACTATTCATCAAAGAACTCACTCAGGAGAAAAACCGTATGGGTGCAGCGAATGTCAGAAAGCTTTTAGTAGGAAGTCACTCCTCATTttacatcagagaattcatactggagagaagccgTATGGatgcagtgaatgtggaaaagccttcagtAGGAAGTCGCAGCTTAAAAGACATCAGATAACTCACACAATAGAGAAACCCTACAGTTGCAGTGAGTGCGGGAAAGCATTCTCGCAGAAATTAAAACTCATCACACATCAGAGAAcgcacacaggagagaaaccctatacGTGTAGTCACTGTGGAAAATCCTTCTTTTGGAAGTCGCAGCTTATTACTCATCAGAGGACCCACACAGGGAAGAAACCTTATGCATGTAGTGAGTGTCAAAAAGCCTTCAGCAGGAACTCACTTCTCATTAGGCATCAGAGGATTCATACAGGAGAGAAGCCCTACGAATGCAATGAATGTGGTGAAGCCTTCATCAGAAAACCACAGCTGATTAAACATCAGATAACTCACACAGGAGAGAAGAACTATCGATGCAGTGATTGTGAAGAGGCCTTCTTTAAGAAGTCAGAGTTAATAAGACATCAAAAAATTCACTTAGGAGAGAAACCATATGGATGCATTCAATGTGGGAAAACCTTCTTTGGGAAGTCCCAGCTCCTAACGCATCacagaacacacactggggagaAGCCTTATGAATGCAGtgagtgtgggaaagccttcaccCAGAAGTCAAGCCTGATATCACATCAGAGAACACATACaggtgagaaaccctatgaatgcagTGAATGCAGGAAAACCTTCAGTGAGAAGTCAAGTCTCATTCATCATCAGAGAACTCATACTGGAGAAAAGCCCTTTGAATGCAGTGAATGTAGGAAAGCTTTTGCCTGGAAGCCACAGCTTCTTAggcatcagagaattcatacaggggagaaaccctatgaatgcaatgaatgtgggaaagcatTTGTTCAGAAAGTGCAGCTCATTAAGCATCAAAGAAATCACACGGGAGAGAAAACCTATGGATGCAGCGATTGTGCAAAAGCTTTCTTTGAGAAGGCACAGCTCATTatacatcagagaattcatacagGAGAGAGACCATATAAATGTGGTGAATGTGGGAAGTCTTTCACGAGAAAGTCACACCTTATGAGGCATCAGAGGATTCATACAGGAGATAAATACTATGGATGCAATGAGTGTGGGACCACCTTCAACAGGAAGTCGCAGCTTATGATACATCAGAGAAAtcatataatataa
- the ZNF605 gene encoding zinc finger protein 605 isoform X3, with protein sequence MLENYSNLIFLEVWLDNPKMWLRDNQDNLKSMERGHKYDVFGKIFNSNINVVHVGMRSHKCGTGEKSLKRPFDLLIPRNNGERKKIDELNNKLLFCIHDRIHGGIKCCDCNTCRKPSNKEPWLTANHTHTGVYLCMECGRFFNKKSQLIIHQRTHTGEKPYQCSECGKAFSQKSLLTIHQRTHSGEKPYGCSECQKAFSRKSLLILHQRIHTGEKPYGCSECGKAFSRKSQLKRHQITHTIEKPYSCSECGKAFSQKLKLITHQRTHTGEKPYTCSHCGKSFFWKSQLITHQRTHTGKKPYACSECQKAFSRNSLLIRHQRIHTGEKPYECNECGEAFIRKPQLIKHQITHTGEKNYRCSDCEEAFFKKSELIRHQKIHLGEKPYGCIQCGKTFFGKSQLLTHHRTHTGEKPYECSECGKAFTQKSSLISHQRTHTGEKPYECSECRKTFSEKSSLIHHQRTHTGEKPFECSECRKAFAWKPQLLRHQRIHTGEKPYECNECGKAFVQKVQLIKHQRNHTGEKTYGCSDCAKAFFEKAQLIIHQRIHTGERPYKCGECGKSFTRKSHLMRHQRIHTGDKYYGCNECGTTFNRKSQLMIHQRNHII encoded by the exons ATGTTGGAGAACTATAGCAATCTGATTTTCTTGG aagtCTGGCTAGATAATCCCAAAATGTGGCTCCGAGATAATCAAGACAACCTTAAAAGTATGGAGAGAGGCCATAAATATGatgtttttggaaaaatatttaattcaaacaTAAACGTTGTTCATGTAGGAATGAGATCCCATAAATGTGGCACAGGAGAAAAAAGTTTGAAACGTCCTTTTGATTTGCTTATTCCAAGAAATAAcggtgaaagaaagaaaattgatgaGCTCAATAATAAATTACTATTCTGTATTCATGACAGAATCCATGGTGGAATAAAATGCTGTGATTGCAATACATGTAGAAAACCCAGCAATAAAGAGCCATGGCTCACTGCTAACCATACACACACAGGAGTCTATTTATGCATGGAATGTGGCAGATTTTTTAACAAGAAGTCACAACTTATTATTCACCAGAGAACTCATACAGGAGAGAAGCCCTATCAATGCAGTGAGTGTGGAAAAGCCTTCTCACAGAAGTCACTGCTCACTATTCATCAAAGAACTCACTCAGGAGAAAAACCGTATGGGTGCAGCGAATGTCAGAAAGCTTTTAGTAGGAAGTCACTCCTCATTttacatcagagaattcatactggagagaagccgTATGGatgcagtgaatgtggaaaagccttcagtAGGAAGTCGCAGCTTAAAAGACATCAGATAACTCACACAATAGAGAAACCCTACAGTTGCAGTGAGTGCGGGAAAGCATTCTCGCAGAAATTAAAACTCATCACACATCAGAGAAcgcacacaggagagaaaccctatacGTGTAGTCACTGTGGAAAATCCTTCTTTTGGAAGTCGCAGCTTATTACTCATCAGAGGACCCACACAGGGAAGAAACCTTATGCATGTAGTGAGTGTCAAAAAGCCTTCAGCAGGAACTCACTTCTCATTAGGCATCAGAGGATTCATACAGGAGAGAAGCCCTACGAATGCAATGAATGTGGTGAAGCCTTCATCAGAAAACCACAGCTGATTAAACATCAGATAACTCACACAGGAGAGAAGAACTATCGATGCAGTGATTGTGAAGAGGCCTTCTTTAAGAAGTCAGAGTTAATAAGACATCAAAAAATTCACTTAGGAGAGAAACCATATGGATGCATTCAATGTGGGAAAACCTTCTTTGGGAAGTCCCAGCTCCTAACGCATCacagaacacacactggggagaAGCCTTATGAATGCAGtgagtgtgggaaagccttcaccCAGAAGTCAAGCCTGATATCACATCAGAGAACACATACaggtgagaaaccctatgaatgcagTGAATGCAGGAAAACCTTCAGTGAGAAGTCAAGTCTCATTCATCATCAGAGAACTCATACTGGAGAAAAGCCCTTTGAATGCAGTGAATGTAGGAAAGCTTTTGCCTGGAAGCCACAGCTTCTTAggcatcagagaattcatacaggggagaaaccctatgaatgcaatgaatgtgggaaagcatTTGTTCAGAAAGTGCAGCTCATTAAGCATCAAAGAAATCACACGGGAGAGAAAACCTATGGATGCAGCGATTGTGCAAAAGCTTTCTTTGAGAAGGCACAGCTCATTatacatcagagaattcatacagGAGAGAGACCATATAAATGTGGTGAATGTGGGAAGTCTTTCACGAGAAAGTCACACCTTATGAGGCATCAGAGGATTCATACAGGAGATAAATACTATGGATGCAATGAGTGTGGGACCACCTTCAACAGGAAGTCGCAGCTTATGATACATCAGAGAAAtcatataatataa